Below is a genomic region from Raphanus sativus cultivar WK10039 chromosome 4, ASM80110v3, whole genome shotgun sequence.
atatgagttattgtcatattctaaaaagatttccaaaaatatatattagcattaaatgtaattgtccatgtcatatttaaccatatgacatgtcatcaatcttaatagccacgtcacatttttttgtgtgaaaacgattgtagaaaagacatgtggcaaatcacttctcaaatatagactaggggattaAAAGAAAACTTgtcatatactattttattttatctataaaattttatgagtttgaaattaaatagttgatgatattattataCATCTATCATAAATGCCTTCTTCCGAAAGTAGTTAAAGTGTAATGTCATACTATATTaatttccttatatatatagaaactttTGTTTTCGGACTACAAATTCTAATCTCAATAATAAAGGTTAAGGAGAAGGGATCGATagggtctttttttttttttttgaacgtctggatcgattattatcgattaattatgctattacaatgatgagaatattacaaagacgattatacagccgacaattctaccatcttgtgagaatacacgcctgatTGCACCtatctgagccgtcctatgagatccatgttcgatggtacgccatgcacgaagctgaagatctcctgtaatcTGTTTCTCCATAAGcttgcataatttggtattttctggggtttgaaccccagacctccgggtgtagaagcattacaggaacccttagtcaaaccattggACCAAGGGGGCTTCCACAGATCGATAGGGTCTAagacatactttttttttcgGAATAATTACTACTCTTTAAGAAATCCATGAACGTTTGTGATCATCCTTTCTAAACCTAAAATTTATTGCATTTTCACTATTGGAAATATTTATGTCTTAATCACTTTTGACTAAAAACTTCTTGCTACAGATTGGGTTTaatcaaagaaaacaaatatggaAGTGGATCACGTACGTTGAAAAGCAGATTGGCGTGTGACTTGTGATGACTGTAAATATGAACAGACATCATCAAAAACTACACCAGGTTATTATCCCCTAATTGTTCTGTAAAACtatcttttttattaaattcatGGAAATTGAACTGCAGAGGAAACATATATGGACGAATATTAGGCTCATCCTAGTTACACTCTTCCTCTGCTTAATTCTCCTAGCGATTCAGCATGTGCTGGATGCGCTCATGAAGAGTGTCTCTGATATGGCTGGTGACTGTAAAAGTAACCCTGAGATTTATGGAGTCTGAAACAATTACTAAACcacttttcttttaatcatttGGAGGcctaattatatatacatattaaccctatgattgattgtgattatataatagataaaaatatgatagaatatatttttccttttataaacgataacttaatatattaatgtataataatatttcaaaactaattactatattagttaaattatttacatataacTTTTGAAATTAAGATCTTGGTAAGATCTTTTTAAACAGATTTTTCGAAATTTtgaatagatatatatatatatatattaaattttaaatgaaaagataacaaaaatataatggtTATAGTAGTTAAaagattctatatatattatcagtcttattaaaatacatttagcttaaaaaaattaaggatGATCTAACTTAAAAATCAGACATGAAATGAAGtttgaacttttattttattagaataGATAGATATTTACAATAGCTAAATCTTTTACAACTGATAAAAGATTTCTTGttgaaataataatttacttttttacATTATTGGAATTAGTTAAAAGTTGCAACTGCAGGGAAAATCTTTATAGCTCACCGCTAGCTCCTTTGAAAGGAGAACTAACATGGGGCTATAATCAACTCCAAAAGATGCTAGATCAAtagattttccttttttctcgGATGCTGTCTTAACAAGTAGACCGATACCTCGAGCCCATTTCACCATACCCCCTATCAGTTCCTTTCTTTGTTCAAAAGTTATCTCCTCTGAAGCactcttcttcatctcaatCACAATTTTTCCCATTGACAACATACCGTCGACCATCCTCCAAGTATCCACCTATCgcccaaaagaaaacaaaataccaCAACCTTTAATATAAAACCGCGAGGAACATGTCCGGGTACCATATGAACGTTAATATATCGGACTATAACTTACCGATGCTCCACCGTTAGTACCATCCAATGCAGAAATAGCCCTAAAGAGTTTCTCGGATTTTTCTGGCATCTCAACCTTGATCCCCGACTCGAAGCAGGCCATGTAGTCCGCTACCTTTACAAAGAGATCTTTGAACTCTGCTGTGGCAGGACACTTACTCTCCAAAGCCCCCAAGAAAGCCGACATACCTTTGTAAGCAAAAGGCTCAAAGTCTTTGCTCATTTTTGGAAAATCCTTCAAGTAGTGGGGCAATGAGAACGTTCCTTGTGTTTCGTAAAGAGCTCTCTCAGAAGGAGAAGACACATTGGTGTCATAGTCAATTCCAAATGATGATAAATCGATAGATTTTCCTTTATTCTCCGAGACCTTCATTACGAATAGACCGATTCCTCGAGTCCATTTCACCATGGATTGaataatttcttttctttgttcaaAAGTTATTTCCTTAGAACCACTCTTCTTCATATCAACCAAACTCTTTCCCATTGACAATAAGCCATCCACTAGCGTCCATGTATCCTCCTATCGTCAAAAAGGAACGTAACAACAAAACAATTTCCAATGAGCTTGAAACATTTTTCTTTCTATTGCATTTTATACAAAAgcgcagaaaaaaaaaacaaaataacacaATTTCCAGTTAAACTGAGAAAATTTTGTTTCGTACCAGCCCGAAGGCGTAGACAGGACCGGTCTAAAGGCCGTTTAGAACATCAAGattttatataacaatttttaacTGTAGGCAAACAATTACGAAAATTTTATATGAAGTATAAagacaaatttttatttaaacgtagggtattatgatttttttttaaatgtcagACCAGCACTATTATTGTACTATACTAGTGTTAACGTCTAAATGAAACTTACTGATGTTCCGCCTTTAGTTCCACTAAAATCAGACATAGCCCTGAAGAGTGTCTCAGATTTTATTGACAGCTCAACTTGGAGATCTTTTGACCCGGGTGATGTTGAACTGTAACATGCCATGTAATCCTTCAGCTTTACAAAAAAATCCTTAAACTCTGTGGTCTGAGGACATTTGCCTTCCAAGTCACCCATGAAATCCATCATACCTTTGTAAGCGAAAGACTCAAAATCTTGGCCTACTTTGGGAAAGTTCTTCAAGTAAAGAGGTAATGAGAATGTCCCCTGTGTTTCATAAACAGTGCTCAATGCAATTAGTAACATTAGATATATGGCTAATGAATTTTTtgccatttttatttttgaagaagagaaatgaagatgagattattatctttttttttttgttttttttttgttttggatgaTTGTCTTTTCTGCGAGAAGTGAATTATATAGATGTTTATAAAGTCTAAATTTAGCTATTAAAACGAAAAATGGTCCGATagatttctatatatttatggTCATGGAAGAATGGTAAAAGAGATTTGCTAAAGTTTCGAAGGCTATTTGCTATGATCTAGATTTACTATTATAGATGTGGTTGTGGACACTTTCTTCGTCAAACTATATTTAGGTGGACGACCAGATTGATATACTATGCTTACAAATTAAAATGAACAATCAACATGCTTACACAAAATGTTCCTTATACGAGAACTACATAATTTTGTTTGCATGCAATTcataatatccaaaatattttgaaatgatatttttttttttgtcatcatccaaaaaaaaaaatattaattaaaaaaataaatattaataaatattttgaaatgatatttaAGGTGGGAAATTATGGTcatatgtttttgataaaaatttaaaatcgataaaataatgaaatattaattattattattatgataatttaatcatgtttttagaacattattttagtatttaaatttaaatttgttagATATGTACCGAGgaaaataattgataaaatttcattttaagaaccatataaatagataatatgattttttggtCAATTgttcctcatcaaagaaaatatctatttaaaaaacaaattatttcaAACATGAAGAAAAGGAATTAAGGAATAGACTGAGATATATGTGttaataatttgacaaatttttaatttaattaatataaaatatgatgaaCTATggtcttttaagaaaaaaagatgtGGTTGACACTTTACAGCAAAGTTTATATATcaacaaacacaaataaaaaaccCGGTAATTTTATATAAAGACAAATTTGAGGAACTTTTAACCATATAAAGAAAGATTTGAGGAACTTTTCTATGCATTAGAATTACTTgacaaaaaaaccaaaaacaaatctgtctttatatatataactagtgatattccggcgctacgcgccggatttgtatgttttattcttacttaaatttataatttattatatggtcttagtaaagaaaatatgtaaaatgaaaatatgtaaaaaataatattttctgattttttataatgattagcgaccgtaatatattattttgtttgaagttaTTTAGTTCAAAGTAAAATAGCATAAGAGATTGACTGGTTtttccgctaccacccgcaaacgcagcttttgcggttgatagcggttgacagcgtttcaaaacaatcatacaaaccgctacaaatcgcttcaaaccgctccgaacctcttaaaatcaaaagctggttccagctagcgtttgcggttggataaaaaaatattaattttttttcctaaatattttaaaatttaaaattaaaaatgaaaatattataaataaaaatatatacgcattttatagattaatttaaattcacaaacaatatagtattttttataaaatatttaaagtagctattcatcataatttttaaaagttaatatacatacatatataaagatatacacatatataaaaaagaaacaaaatattctttaaatgttttagtataaatcttcataaaaatatattaaaattataactttcaactacttaaaaaattaaaaaataaacttaatattattattaatcatattgtattaacaattattatattttatcacaatagtatgtttttatattttataatattataatatgtttatattgataatttattattaaaccgctgCTACGtctcataatcaaccagtcacaaaCATCCCGcaaatgcaacaatttttaaatattaagcCAGTCATACAAAACGCCATGTAAAACTTGAAACCACAACCACCcacacccgcaaactcccgcacccacaaccgcaaccgctgcgtttGAACCAGTCAGACCCTAAGTAGTTGTTaataatcgatttaataaaaatagaatataaattaatagtCGTAAAAAGATTTTTTAGTTGGAATCTTAAATACTCGTGTCATAGACTGAGCTTTCTTTCAAGAAATGTTTAAAAGTGTTAAACCTGAGAAAGTTGATTAACGCATGTAGAAGAACCACCTGAGAAAGAAACTGATGCATAAAAAAACTGCTACTTTAAAAGTAAGCAATTATTAACTGGTAAACTGAAATAAGAAATCGGTGTACATTCCCATTAATCAACAACATATCAACCCCaatatctttcttctttcttaacatttcaaacttGCCAAAATTGTTGTAGCCTAGTTTGAAAATCTCTACACTGATTTGTCTTAACTCCGAGCAATGAAACTGGAAATTCGACAATGATTGAATTGGAAAAAGTAAAAGGAGTATCGTCTGAACTCTCACACCATCTATACATATACAATGAAACTGAGAAAGCAGGAACTAAAGAAGCATTCAATAGGAGATGGTGGGATGAATGTGatttctagattgattatatgaatgATTACGTCGATTGCATTAAAGAAGGAGAATTGCAGAGGCTatattctccatcgtcaacatcaaatacaaaaaaatcctataaaccaatgttttgaaacccTATCCGGACACTGAATCAAATGATTTATCAAATCACTGGATCATTGGATTAACCGCAGATGAATTTcgggttaataaataaattaattttgttatataataatatattagcttcgaaaacaaatatatataaaaactaaagttaagaattttaagtgtacatacaaaatattaagagatagtttagactatttaaaaagttgtaacataagaattatgacatctaaaaaaatcTAGACATTTTCcaatccaaaataaaccaaaattaaaacattattgtaataaattgtcaataacaaaataaactaacaccagatcacatcaactaattttggttttctctaaattttaaaacttaccaacaatttttttttctaaatttgtcaCTTCATCATTTTTGGGATATTTTTCAGTAAGAGCAttctctaatttattataatcaatctcgccaggtttttcttcttcaacaatccaaactctgttttgtaattcatatgatcatatgattttttttgatctgtaaattgaaaatgtaatgatttgtattaaattaaattaaatgaaaaaatattatttactcACCTTTCTTGCCAAAGTAAATTGTAGTGTACGGGAATAATAAGTCTCATCGTGCTTCAGTCTGTTTTACGGACGTGCAGCTCAAACACAATCATGACTCACTTTTTTGCAAATGTAAATTGTAGtgttgaagaagaggaagacgataataaaactgaaatttcaaaattttaattagaaatttagaacataaaaaaaaatttcaaaatataacttaaactaaaaatagtaaaaataaaaattatctattggttcaaccagtgatGCAATAAAACCCAAACTCGATTTCTATTGGGTCACAGATTTATCAGTTCAATTACGGATCTGGTCAGATTCAAAACACTCTTATAAACGCTTGGACATGTATCAAGAAAAGTTTAACCTCCCCTCCTCCTATTTATttcacaattaacaccaaaattcattaaatttaagttgagaaaatattttaattattaaaaaaaagtttaacctACTCTCTCccatttattttacaattaataccaaaattcattaaatttaagttgagaaaatattttaattattattaaaaagaaaatgccacatggcatttttccccTAAAGAGATAAAAAGcctactttattagtatagataaTGTAGTATGTTGAATTGAAACcaacaaataatcaaatatatttatttgacaCATCATTTGAAAACAGTTTTCTAAACCgataatttttaatcaaaaaataaaattatatggtttCAAAAGGTTAAAGATTGTGGTTATTTATGTAGGTTGAAAATTGTATAGATAATAGTAACATAAAAAAGCAGTTACGGAGATTATATGAAAAACGCACTTATAGATAACTTAAAACACATTTGCtttcaagtttgagtaatagaatagatgCTTGATGCCACAAAAAACACGTTTGCTTTcaaaacaattaattaaataaattagatGCTAATCCATCATTTAAAAGattggatatatttttgtttattttttatgaaaaaaattaatttttatatttgatttttttgtaatcatatttatgtttaatattaatttaatttgatataataatcccttaaataaataaaatacatattaaaagtaacatttatcaataaattatgtttctattttaataaaataaattattcaaaattttgaatgatACAGAATTGTCAGTtgacttctgttttattttgttacattattcaaataaccaaataacGAACACTAGACtttgacccgctcgaccgagcgggtatcaattttgtttttataaatattatacataatttgcaatatgtgtattaatattatgttttgaaagataataatttgtttaattacattgaatatttttttgtgttttaccGTAAATTATAAGAATGATATTTATtggatattatataaaaattgtataattaaatttatgtataaaatatctagaaaatgaATTTCGTGAATTAAACAGCAGAAAAATAGACAACTATGATTAttctaatattaaaaattggtacattagttataacatttataaggaaataaaaaaattataggcAATTTATTCCATTACTTATTATTAAAAAAGCAAACATAAATTCACATACACAAACAGATCAAAGCGTATCAGCAAGAAATCCACTTAAactattatcatatttattagaAGTTTTAATATTACTTCAAGAAATGCACGTTTATAGTGTTGTTGACATAACTTAACATCTTTCTTAGTAGATTTaggaaactatttataaaaaaaaaggaaaagacaaaaaatatttaatgttgaacttattaattatttcagtGGCATAGTCTTGTAAATGTTGTGGAAATCTAAGGGGTATTTCTTATttgtacttctactttaatagtatagatgtgcGTACATAAAACATTAACACAAAACTCAGTGTAAACTGTTGTTCCAATCTTTGGTCACATTCCAGTAAAAGTGAACATTAACTTGTTAGATTCATAAATCGATAACAATACCCCGAACCGCTTGTCGTAGCCCTTTATGTCCTAATGCATTTGGTGATGGTGGATGTGTTAGCTGAACATTATGTGGAACCCGCATCTCCGATGAATGCCCTGTGATGCACATCGATCCTGACCCGTCTTGTTGCCAGTAGACTTCAACCATTACTCCACTTGGATTCTCTGCGTTTTCTGTGTCAGGGATCCCAACAAATCTGGCTCCCACGGGTATCTGTACATTGACCATATAACTTATTAGAATTCCTCAACTATGTTTCATTTTGAactaataaaatgtatataatatacatatgtaGTTGGATATACCTCTAGTGAGATGCCAGATTCTAACTCGAGAGTAACCATGGTTCCTTCAACGGTTGCACTTTCCAGTTCAGCTCGTCTAGCTATGTTCAGAAACACTTCTTCAAGAGTTGCAAGCCCGAGCTGTATGTCTGAGATTCCAAACTCAGATTCTCTGTTTTCTAGCTCCTCGAAAAACCCCTATTTGTGGAGAAAAGGATGATGAATATCATAGGTAGATGAAGACCATGATATCATATATTAGAGCTTTTTTCTGATACATCCTTACCGTAAGAAGTTTCTCTTTGTCGTGGGGGATAACAAAAGTCATGAAAGCCTTGTTTTCATCTGCTGGCTCAACTTTCAAATGCTGCATATAATCATTCTTCTTTAGGTcaaaaataaatcttatttaGGTCAAATCGGCCATATTAAAAAACGTTTGAGTGTGTATGCGTGCCTCGTTAAAGAATCTCTTCACTGGCTCATGCAAATCTCCAGAAGCACTGCTATTGTCCTTTTTGCTTTCAACGAAGCTAACGGTAGCAACAAAACCAGTTCCGAAGCGAGATTTTAACCTGATTGAGGTACCAATGCAGCGGAGCCTGCCCTTAGCCATGATCCCTATTCGGTCGCTTAAAATATCAGCTTCTTCCATGGAATGCGTGGTCAGTATGATGGCACGGCCTTTCTTTGAATCTTGTATAATGTCCCACACATGTCTCCTCGTGATAGGGTCCATGCCAGTTGTCTACAATCCGTATATAAGTACACCATCTTAAATCAATTTGTATGTatagataattaataaacaCATTAAAAGAGGAGTTAGCATGTGACATGCCGGTTCATCTAGGAAGACCAGCTTGGGATCACCAATGAGTGCAACTGCAACACTGAGTCGGCGCTTCATCCCACCACTGTAGCTTCCTGCTCTAACTTTGGCCGCTCCTGTCAGTTTTACATCGGCCAGTAACTTCTCAGCggtctgtaaaaaaaaaacaagttagtAAAAGACATGTAAAGAAGTGTGCATAAATTTTCAATTCAATCACTAGACATCCCAGCAACATTTATGAGATGATATTCAGGTGACATAGTACCGAGTTGATAGATGCAGGCGGCAACCCTTTGATGCTAGCAAAGAGGTGGAGGTGTTCTTCACTTGATAAAGCATCCCAAAGGATATCAAACTGTAAGAAAAAAGACATGAAACACATTTACGCTGAACAATTACACTATTGTCGAAGAAGCTCCGTTGTTATTAAGTAAACTGAAACTTATCTACCTGAGGACACACTCCTATCATTTTACGAATGTTCGACATACCAACAGAGCTTCTTACGGAATCTCCATATATAAGAGCTGTtttaattcaaatcaaattGATCTTTGTTAATTATTAGAATGGttaaaataagttttggaaACTAGCTTCTTGTCATGCAGATCCTTACCATCCCCACCAGTAATTGGATTTATGCCAGTCAAACAGCTGATAGAAGTTGTCTTCCCTGCACCATTGGGTCCAAGAAGACAAAACAACTGGTCTTTGGCTATATTCAtccataaaccctaaacatattCCATGATCtattttagccaaaaaaaaaacgaatggAACTGTTGCTGTAAATTACATTTTCATGTAAGTTGCTGTAAATTACATTTTCATGTAAGAAACGATAAGGGACAATGATCATATTAGGCTTTGTGCAATAGTCAtgacatataatataaaacccACTAACTTTGTCAACAAGAACGATTACCTTTACAGCATGAAAAGGAGATGTTTTGGTGCATTTACAACAACCAAGTTTTGTAGTTCCTGGATATGTCTTAGCAAGACCATGAATCTGAACTGCAATGCTAGGATCGACTATTCCATCCATTGCTTGTTGCTTAACTAGTGTCTCCTCTTCAAGCACATCCTCGTCCTCTGGCGCTACATGCTCAACGGGTGGAACTGAACCAATACAGCTAAAAATGCTGCCTTCTGTAAAGTGTATATAGGAGCATGATTGGGGTTTATATTTTCCAACAAAGTAAACGACTGCTCAGGAGACCTATGAGGAGACAATACCTTCCACTTTATTGCCTCCTTTACCAGTCCAGTAACCAGGTGTTAAAAAATAGAAGATGGGTTTTCTTACACCGGACGCGTTGGGAATGATATTGTCAAAGTAGATGGCGAGAACAAACCAGAAAAGGAATGTCCCAACTTGCCACTGGTAGATAATATCCTACAAAAAGATTTTCAAGTAGTGGTTTGAGAAAAAAAGAGTTAAGAAAGTATTTAATGAATGTCCGTCCACATACAATTGAAAGTACACAAGTTGACATGCCCCCTTCACATACAGCTCTTTCACTCCAGCTAATTCCAGAACTTGCTGGAGTTGAAGTTGCATCAAGAAGAAGCTTAAGTCCCGCAGAAAAAGTGTTGGGTGGGAAGAGTGACCAAATCGCCCGGCGAGAAGCAGGATAAGCGTTGGAGTAAGG
It encodes:
- the LOC108836588 gene encoding uncharacterized protein LOC108836588; amino-acid sequence: MAKNSLAIYLMLLIALSTVYETQGTFSLPLYLKNFPKVGQDFESFAYKGMMDFMGDLEGKCPQTTEFKDFFVKLKDYMACYSSTSPGSKDLQVELSIKSETLFRAMSDFSGTKGGTSEDTWTLVDGLLSMGKSLVDMKKSGSKEITFEQRKEIIQSMVKWTRGIGLFVMKVSENKGKSIDLSSFGIDYDTNVSSPSERALYETQGTFSLPHYLKDFPKMSKDFEPFAYKGMSAFLGALESKCPATAEFKDLFVKVADYMACFESGIKVEMPEKSEKLFRAISALDGTNGGASVDTWRMVDGMLSMGKIVIEMKKSASEEITFEQRKELIGGMVKWARGIGLLVKTASEKKGKSIDLASFGVDYSPMLVLLSKELAVSYKDFPCSCNF
- the LOC108836589 gene encoding ABC transporter A family member 11-like; the protein is MQHLKVEPADENKAFMTFVIPHDKEKLLTGFFEELENRESEFGISDIQLGLATLEEVFLNIARRAELESATVEGTMVTLELESGISLEIPVGARFVGIPDTENAENPSGVMVEVYWQQDGSGSMCITGHSSEMRVPHNVQLTHPPSPNALGHKGLRQAVRGIVIDL
- the LOC130511098 gene encoding ABC transporter A family member 11-like, with the translated sequence MDGIVDPSIAVQIHGLAKTYPGTTKLGCCKCTKTSPFHAVKGLWMNIAKDQLFCLLGPNGAGKTTSISCLTGINPITGGDALIYGDSVRSSVGMSNIRKMIGVCPQFDILWDALSSEEHLHLFASIKGLPPASINSTAEKLLADVKLTGAAKVRAGSYSGGMKRRLSVAVALIGDPKLVFLDEPTTGMDPITRRHVWDIIQDSKKGRAIILTTHSMEEADILSDRIGIMAKGRLRCIGTSIRLKSRFGTGFVATVSFVESKKDNSSASGDLHEPVKRFFNEARIHTQTFFNMADLT